One segment of Streptomyces sp. TG1A-8 DNA contains the following:
- a CDS encoding transposase, which produces MKHCSAGFKAEAVALYEPRPEATVEQVAAGLGIDVETLWNWIRAAGSGRSRGRRPTTPSSAPVVPSALEAEVTARARRAPS; this is translated from the coding sequence CTCCGCCGGGTTCAAGGCGGAGGCGGTCGCACTGTACGAGCCGCGGCCGGAAGCGACGGTCGAGCAGGTCGCCGCGGGCCTGGGAATCGACGTGGAGACGCTGTGGAACTGGATCCGGGCGGCCGGCTCCGGCCGCTCGCGGGGCCGCCGTCCGACCACCCCGTCTTCAGCCCCGGTAGTGCCGTCGGCGCTGGAAGCCGAGGTCACCGCCCGCGCCAGGAGAGCGCCGAGCTGA
- a CDS encoding LacI family DNA-binding transcriptional regulator produces MTEAVSRPTLEAVAARAGVSRATASRVVNGGDGVRETLVARVRQAVEELGYVPNQAARSLVTRRHDAIAVVIAEPETRVFADPFFALQLRGISKELTAHDNQLVLLLTEGRDDHARVARYLAGGHVDGALVFSLHLDDPLPGLIQEAGVPTVFGGRPDWGDGTRTPLYVDSDNRGGAREAVRHLVGLGRTRIAHITGPLDQTSAADRLDGYRDVMGDTDPRLVVESDFTPDGGEHAMHALLGRCPDVDAVFAANDLTALGALRALRAHGRRVPEDVAVIGFDDMVPVTEQADPPLTTVRQGIEEMGRLMARLLLRDLAGRARNAATTAPAASVVLPTTLVRRASA; encoded by the coding sequence GTGACCGAGGCAGTGTCGCGTCCCACGCTGGAGGCCGTGGCCGCGCGGGCCGGGGTGTCCCGGGCCACCGCGTCCCGGGTCGTCAACGGCGGGGACGGAGTCAGGGAGACCCTCGTCGCCCGGGTCAGACAGGCGGTGGAGGAACTGGGGTACGTCCCCAACCAGGCCGCGCGCAGCCTCGTCACCCGGCGCCACGACGCGATCGCGGTCGTCATCGCCGAACCCGAGACCCGGGTCTTCGCCGACCCCTTCTTCGCGCTCCAGCTGCGCGGCATCAGCAAGGAGCTGACCGCCCACGACAACCAGCTCGTGCTGCTGCTGACCGAGGGCCGCGACGACCACGCCCGCGTGGCCCGCTATCTGGCCGGGGGCCACGTCGACGGCGCGCTCGTCTTCTCCCTGCACCTCGACGACCCGCTGCCCGGGCTCATCCAGGAGGCGGGCGTGCCCACCGTGTTCGGCGGCCGGCCCGACTGGGGCGACGGCACCCGCACCCCCCTGTACGTCGACAGCGACAACCGGGGCGGGGCGCGGGAGGCCGTACGCCACCTGGTGGGCCTCGGCCGGACCCGGATCGCGCACATCACCGGCCCGCTGGACCAGACCTCGGCGGCGGACCGGCTCGACGGCTACCGGGACGTGATGGGCGACACCGACCCCCGGCTCGTCGTGGAGAGCGACTTCACGCCGGACGGCGGCGAACACGCCATGCACGCCCTGCTCGGCCGCTGCCCGGACGTGGACGCGGTCTTCGCCGCCAACGACCTCACCGCGCTCGGCGCGCTGCGCGCGCTGCGCGCGCACGGACGGCGCGTGCCCGAGGACGTGGCCGTGATCGGCTTCGACGACATGGTGCCGGTCACCGAGCAGGCCGACCCGCCCCTGACCACGGTCCGCCAGGGCATAGAGGAGATGGGCCGGCTGATGGCCCGTCTCCTGCTGCGCGACCTGGCCGGCCGGGCCCGCAACGCGGCCACGACGGCGCCCGCCGCCAGCGTCGTCCTGCCCACGACCCTGGTACGCCGCGCGTCCGCCTAG
- a CDS encoding zinc-dependent alcohol dehydrogenase, protein MKAVTWQGKRDVRVEDVPDPRIEEPTDAVIRITSTGLCGSDLHLYEVLTPFMTPGDILGHEPMGIVEEVGSEVTNLRPGDRVVVPFQIACGHCFMCSAGLPTQCETTQVTGEHMGAALFGYTRLYGAVPGAQAQYLRVPQAQFGPIKVPEGPPDDRFVYLSDVLPTAWQAVEYAAVPPGGSLAVLGLGPIGEMACRVALARGVEQVFGIDLVPERLARANRRGVRTYDLRAFDDDKALVNAIRDATGGRGPDSVIDAVGTEAHGSAVAKLAQQATSIMPRQLSAPFAERFSIDRLAALYTAIELVRRGGTISLSGVYGGMADPMPMLTLFDKQIQLRMGQANVRRWSDEIMPYLTEEDPLGVEDFATHRLPLAEAPRAYEMFQRKQDGAIKVLLEP, encoded by the coding sequence ATGAAGGCAGTCACCTGGCAGGGCAAGCGCGACGTGCGGGTGGAGGACGTCCCCGACCCGCGGATCGAGGAGCCCACCGACGCCGTCATCCGCATCACGTCCACCGGCCTGTGCGGCTCGGACCTCCACCTGTACGAGGTGCTCACGCCGTTCATGACGCCGGGTGACATCCTCGGCCACGAGCCGATGGGCATCGTCGAGGAGGTCGGCTCCGAGGTGACGAACCTGCGGCCGGGCGACCGGGTCGTGGTGCCGTTCCAGATCGCCTGCGGGCACTGCTTCATGTGCTCCGCCGGTCTGCCCACCCAGTGCGAGACCACCCAGGTCACCGGTGAGCACATGGGCGCCGCCCTGTTCGGCTACACCCGCCTGTACGGCGCGGTGCCCGGCGCCCAGGCGCAGTACCTGCGGGTGCCGCAGGCGCAGTTCGGTCCGATCAAGGTCCCCGAGGGGCCGCCGGACGACCGCTTCGTCTACCTGTCCGACGTCCTGCCCACCGCCTGGCAGGCCGTGGAGTACGCCGCCGTCCCGCCCGGCGGCAGCCTCGCCGTGCTCGGTCTCGGGCCGATCGGCGAGATGGCCTGCCGGGTCGCCCTGGCCCGCGGCGTCGAGCAGGTCTTCGGCATCGACCTGGTGCCCGAGCGGCTGGCCCGGGCGAACCGGCGCGGTGTGCGCACCTACGACCTGAGGGCCTTCGACGACGACAAGGCGCTCGTCAACGCGATCCGTGACGCGACCGGCGGCCGGGGCCCGGACTCCGTGATCGACGCCGTGGGCACCGAGGCGCACGGCAGCGCCGTCGCCAAGCTCGCCCAGCAGGCCACCTCGATCATGCCCCGCCAGCTCAGCGCGCCGTTCGCCGAACGCTTCAGCATCGACCGGCTCGCCGCCCTGTACACGGCCATCGAGCTGGTCCGGCGCGGCGGCACGATCTCCCTCAGCGGCGTCTACGGCGGCATGGCCGACCCGATGCCGATGCTCACCCTGTTCGACAAGCAGATCCAGCTGCGGATGGGGCAGGCCAACGTCCGCCGGTGGAGCGACGAGATCATGCCCTACCTCACCGAGGAGGACCCGCTCGGCGTCGAGGACTTCGCCACGCACCGGCTGCCGCTCGCCGAGGCGCCGCGCGCGTACGAGATGTTCCAGCGCAAGCAGGACGGCGCGATCAAGGTCCTGCTGGAGCCGTGA
- a CDS encoding DUF2510 domain-containing protein, with translation MTQVTPPGWYPDPGQTNDGPPAERWWDGTAWTDRTRPAGSAAAWGPPAQPAPPPYAAPPAYAAQPAPPPYAAFPGHPGYPAQPPAAPRRGLRTGIAVAAAAAVLACIVVGAYALSKDDGGSGDRAGSQQGPGWRSGGQEGSGGLPGGPGGSGGSGAPDGSGGPDGSPAPGRSAAPKVEGGGRVPDPVNGISLPVPDGWTGQSLGVGAQVTADDSYKCPGDTSQTCTPGGAYSAPAAALGTKGGTAEAVAKADIAANAKESYGGATYGGITSHRVLAAETVTVAGQKGYLVRWKAVTGKGADGYVESVAFPAPNDAGQMVVVRFGVDVGQEVSVIDRILKGIKVSSGGGSGQDV, from the coding sequence ATGACGCAGGTGACTCCTCCCGGGTGGTACCCCGACCCCGGGCAGACGAATGACGGTCCGCCCGCCGAGCGCTGGTGGGACGGCACGGCCTGGACGGACCGGACCCGCCCCGCCGGCTCGGCCGCCGCGTGGGGTCCCCCGGCACAGCCGGCGCCCCCGCCGTACGCGGCACCCCCGGCGTACGCGGCACAGCCGGCGCCCCCGCCGTACGCGGCGTTCCCGGGCCATCCGGGGTATCCCGCGCAGCCGCCGGCCGCGCCCCGGCGCGGTCTGCGCACGGGCATAGCCGTCGCGGCGGCGGCCGCGGTCCTGGCGTGCATCGTGGTCGGCGCGTACGCGCTGTCGAAGGACGACGGCGGCAGCGGCGACCGCGCCGGTTCGCAGCAGGGCCCGGGCTGGCGGAGCGGCGGCCAGGAGGGATCCGGCGGCCTGCCCGGCGGGCCGGGGGGCTCCGGCGGTTCCGGTGCACCGGACGGGTCCGGCGGTCCGGACGGGTCGCCGGCGCCGGGGCGGTCCGCGGCGCCGAAGGTCGAGGGCGGCGGGAGGGTGCCGGACCCGGTCAACGGGATCAGCCTGCCCGTGCCGGACGGCTGGACGGGACAGTCACTCGGCGTCGGCGCGCAGGTGACCGCCGACGACAGCTACAAGTGCCCCGGCGACACCTCGCAGACCTGCACCCCGGGCGGCGCGTACTCGGCGCCGGCCGCGGCGCTGGGCACCAAGGGCGGCACGGCCGAGGCGGTCGCGAAGGCGGACATCGCGGCCAACGCCAAGGAGTCCTACGGCGGCGCCACCTACGGCGGCATCACCTCGCACCGGGTGCTGGCCGCCGAGACGGTGACGGTGGCCGGGCAGAAGGGCTACCTGGTGCGCTGGAAGGCGGTCACCGGCAAGGGCGCCGACGGCTACGTCGAGTCGGTCGCGTTCCCCGCGCCGAACGACGCCGGGCAGATGGTCGTGGTGCGCTTCGGCGTGGACGTCGGGCAGGAGGTGTCCGTCATCGACCGGATCCTCAAGGGCATCAAGGTCTCGTCCGGCGGCGGCAGCGGCCAGGACGTCTGA
- a CDS encoding TetR/AcrR family transcriptional regulator has product MTSQAADGPETVAASRRSKITPEREREFFDAVLEQIRECGYDSVTMEGVAASTRCSKSTLYRQWKTKPQFVAAALRANRRVRFAGIDTGSLAEDLRQAARAAGDWSGKDTRLLQALGHAVTDDHELAQALREALVLPEIAALQEMLERGVARGEVPAGHPALEYIPAMLFGVLRFRPVLCGRYADSGYLERFVEAAVLPALGLA; this is encoded by the coding sequence ATGACGTCGCAGGCCGCGGACGGACCGGAGACGGTCGCCGCCTCGCGCCGCTCCAAGATCACGCCCGAGCGTGAGCGGGAGTTCTTCGACGCCGTGCTGGAACAGATCCGTGAGTGCGGCTACGACTCCGTGACCATGGAGGGCGTCGCCGCCAGCACCCGGTGCAGCAAGTCCACGCTCTACCGGCAGTGGAAGACCAAGCCCCAGTTCGTCGCGGCGGCACTGCGCGCCAACCGCCGGGTGCGCTTCGCGGGCATCGACACCGGCTCCCTCGCCGAGGACCTGCGCCAGGCCGCGCGGGCCGCGGGTGACTGGTCCGGCAAGGACACCCGGCTGCTGCAGGCGCTCGGGCACGCGGTCACGGACGACCACGAACTGGCGCAGGCGCTGCGCGAGGCACTCGTGCTGCCCGAGATCGCCGCGCTCCAGGAGATGCTGGAGCGGGGCGTCGCGCGGGGGGAGGTGCCGGCCGGCCATCCCGCGCTCGAGTACATCCCGGCGATGCTGTTCGGCGTCCTGCGCTTCCGGCCGGTGCTGTGCGGCCGGTACGCCGACTCCGGCTACCTGGAGCGCTTCGTGGAGGCCGCGGTGCTGCCCGCACTGGGCCTGGCATGA
- a CDS encoding phosphatase PAP2 family protein, which translates to MNARTEPVETEPDAMTARPPLLREFLLVAGLFLVYKLGRQLAGGRNPGAFRNARRVWHFERAAHLPRETAVQSALLHGDALAHLANTYYAVVHFPATVAFLVWLYVRRPAHYVWARRVLAAVTGAALVLPFTFPLAPPRMLAGTGLVDTARLYGPSVYGPPAGDHLSNQFAAMPSLHFGWALMVATGLVAATRSRWRWLWLLHPLLTLLVIVGTANHYWLDALVATAMLGVALAVVHPPRRAATTAARGTRRPAPREGVLVGAGR; encoded by the coding sequence ATGAATGCCCGAACCGAGCCTGTAGAAACCGAGCCGGACGCGATGACGGCGCGCCCGCCCCTCCTGCGCGAGTTCCTGCTCGTCGCGGGGCTCTTCCTCGTCTACAAGCTCGGGCGGCAGCTGGCCGGCGGACGCAACCCCGGAGCCTTCCGCAACGCGCGGCGCGTGTGGCACTTCGAACGGGCCGCGCACCTGCCCCGCGAGACGGCCGTGCAGTCCGCGCTGCTGCACGGCGACGCCCTCGCACACCTGGCGAACACCTATTACGCGGTGGTCCACTTCCCGGCCACGGTCGCCTTCCTGGTCTGGCTGTACGTGCGGCGGCCCGCCCACTACGTGTGGGCCCGCCGGGTGCTGGCCGCGGTGACCGGCGCGGCCCTGGTGCTGCCGTTCACGTTCCCGCTGGCCCCGCCGCGGATGCTGGCCGGCACCGGTCTGGTGGACACCGCCCGCCTCTACGGCCCCTCCGTGTACGGCCCGCCCGCCGGCGACCACCTGTCCAACCAGTTCGCGGCGATGCCGTCGCTGCACTTCGGCTGGGCGCTGATGGTGGCGACCGGCCTCGTCGCGGCCACCCGGTCGCGGTGGCGGTGGCTGTGGCTGCTGCACCCGCTGCTCACCCTGCTGGTGATCGTGGGCACGGCCAACCACTACTGGCTCGACGCGCTGGTGGCGACGGCCATGCTCGGCGTCGCGCTCGCGGTCGTCCACCCGCCGCGCCGCGCCGCCACCACGGCGGCACGCGGCACCCGGCGGCCGGCCCCGCGCGAGGGCGTCCTGGTCGGAGCGGGCCGGTGA
- a CDS encoding phospholipid scramblase-related protein has translation MTTQSNTPAGWYPDPHGAAQTLRYWDGAQWTDHTNPAQQAAVQAPPPPAAVQIPQQQGADAKVQRQVRQQAGVAAGGPGGGTLFTEPVLVVNQKAKLIELTNEYKVMDQNGREIGSVTEVGQNALKKILRLVSSIDQFMTHRLEIRDAHGQPQLVLTRPAKIFKSRVVVTRPDGSPVGEIVQQNMIGKINFAMNVNGQKVGAIRAENWRAWNFSITDHADNEVARITKTWEGLAKTLFTTADNYVLQIHYQLPEPLLSLVVATALTVDTALKQDSRGLG, from the coding sequence GTGACCACGCAATCGAACACTCCTGCAGGCTGGTACCCCGATCCGCACGGGGCGGCCCAGACGCTCCGCTACTGGGACGGCGCGCAGTGGACCGACCACACCAACCCGGCCCAGCAGGCCGCCGTACAGGCTCCGCCGCCGCCGGCCGCCGTGCAGATCCCCCAGCAGCAGGGCGCCGACGCCAAGGTGCAGCGCCAGGTGCGGCAGCAGGCCGGCGTCGCGGCCGGCGGCCCGGGCGGGGGCACCCTCTTCACCGAGCCGGTCCTGGTCGTGAACCAGAAGGCCAAGCTGATCGAACTGACCAACGAGTACAAGGTCATGGATCAGAACGGGCGTGAGATCGGCTCGGTCACCGAGGTCGGGCAGAACGCGCTGAAGAAGATCCTGCGCCTCGTCTCCAGCATCGACCAGTTCATGACCCACAGGCTGGAGATCCGCGACGCCCACGGGCAGCCGCAGCTGGTGCTGACCCGGCCCGCGAAGATATTCAAGTCCCGGGTGGTCGTGACCCGCCCGGACGGCTCCCCGGTCGGTGAGATCGTCCAGCAGAACATGATCGGGAAGATCAACTTCGCGATGAACGTGAACGGCCAGAAGGTCGGCGCGATCAGGGCGGAGAACTGGCGGGCGTGGAACTTCTCGATCACCGACCACGCGGACAACGAGGTCGCCCGGATCACCAAGACCTGGGAGGGCCTCGCCAAGACGCTCTTCACGACCGCGGACAACTACGTCCTGCAGATCCACTACCAGCTGCCCGAGCCGCTGCTGAGCCTCGTCGTGGCGACGGCCCTGACCGTCGACACCGCCCTCAAGCAGGACTCGCGGGGCCTGGGCTGA
- a CDS encoding phosphocholine-specific phospholipase C: MPEVNRRRFLQLAGATTAFTALSSSIQRAAALPAHHRTGSVEDVEHIVVLMQENRSFDHYFGSLRGVRGFGDPRAVTQNGRSVWKQSDGTRDVLPFRPDADDLGLAFVQDLPHGWNDGHAAFNGGRYDSWVPAKSSTTMAYLTREDIPFHYALADAFTVCDAYHCSFIGSTDPNRYYLWTGYTGNDGKGGGPVLGNDEAGYSWTTYPERLERAGVSWKVYQDVGDGLDADGGWGWINDAYRGNYGDNSLLYFDQYRTARPGDPLYDKARTGTDARAGEGLFDRLRADVEAGALPQVSWIVAPEAFTEHPNWPANYGAWYISQVLDALTSNPAVWGRTALFLTYDENDGFFDHVIPPFPPASAAQGRSTADPGPDLFTGDGGHVAGPYGLGQRVPMLVVSPWSRGGYVCSETFDHTSVIRFIERRFGVVEPNISPWRRAVCGDLTGAFDFSRKDTAPVALPSTAGYRPPDRDRHPDYVPTPPAHPALPVQERGSRPTRPLKYAPVVDGSADAAAGTLTLTFASGARAGAAFLVTSGNRADGPWTYTTQAGRTLSDTWDARHSNGSHDLAVHGPNGFLRLFKGRGGTAGPEVTARYTGDDVELVLTNGGPATARLKLADGYGGGPVTVTVRPGATVRHTVRLAASRRWYDLTVTSDTDPAFLRGFAGHVENGLPGVSDPAIATR; this comes from the coding sequence ATGCCCGAAGTCAACCGGCGGCGTTTCCTCCAGCTCGCGGGCGCCACGACCGCGTTCACGGCGCTGTCCAGCAGCATCCAGCGCGCGGCCGCCCTGCCCGCCCACCACCGCACCGGATCGGTCGAGGACGTCGAGCACATCGTCGTCCTCATGCAGGAGAACCGTTCGTTCGACCACTACTTCGGTTCACTCCGAGGCGTCCGCGGCTTCGGCGACCCGCGTGCGGTCACGCAGAACGGCAGGTCCGTCTGGAAGCAGTCCGACGGCACGAGGGACGTCCTGCCCTTCCGGCCGGACGCCGACGACCTGGGCCTCGCCTTCGTCCAGGACCTCCCGCACGGCTGGAACGACGGGCACGCCGCCTTCAACGGCGGCCGGTACGACTCCTGGGTGCCCGCCAAGTCGTCGACGACGATGGCGTACCTGACCCGCGAGGACATCCCGTTCCACTACGCGCTCGCCGACGCCTTCACCGTCTGCGACGCCTACCACTGCTCGTTCATCGGCTCCACCGACCCCAACCGCTACTACCTGTGGACGGGGTACACCGGCAACGACGGCAAGGGCGGCGGTCCGGTCCTCGGCAACGACGAGGCCGGCTACTCCTGGACGACCTACCCCGAGCGCCTGGAGCGGGCCGGCGTCTCCTGGAAGGTCTACCAGGACGTCGGCGACGGCCTGGACGCGGACGGCGGCTGGGGCTGGATCAACGACGCCTACCGCGGCAACTACGGCGACAACTCGCTGCTCTACTTCGACCAGTACCGCACCGCCCGGCCCGGTGACCCGCTGTACGACAAGGCCCGCACCGGCACCGACGCCCGCGCCGGCGAGGGACTCTTCGACCGGCTCAGGGCCGACGTCGAGGCGGGCGCGCTGCCGCAGGTCTCCTGGATCGTCGCCCCCGAGGCCTTCACCGAGCACCCCAACTGGCCCGCCAACTACGGCGCCTGGTACATCTCCCAGGTCCTGGACGCGCTCACCTCCAACCCCGCGGTGTGGGGCCGGACCGCCCTCTTCCTCACCTACGACGAGAACGACGGCTTCTTCGACCACGTGATCCCGCCCTTCCCGCCGGCCTCCGCCGCACAGGGCAGGTCGACGGCGGACCCCGGGCCCGACCTCTTCACGGGCGACGGCGGCCACGTCGCCGGCCCCTACGGGCTCGGACAGCGGGTCCCCATGCTCGTCGTCTCCCCGTGGAGCAGGGGCGGGTACGTCTGCTCCGAGACCTTCGACCACACCTCGGTCATCCGCTTCATCGAGCGCCGCTTCGGCGTCGTGGAACCCAACATCTCGCCCTGGCGCCGGGCGGTCTGCGGCGACCTGACCGGCGCCTTCGACTTCTCCCGCAAGGACACCGCGCCGGTCGCGCTGCCGTCCACGGCCGGCTACCGGCCGCCGGACCGCGACCGTCACCCCGACTACGTGCCCACCCCGCCCGCGCACCCGGCCCTGCCCGTGCAGGAGCGCGGCAGCCGGCCCACCCGCCCCCTGAAGTACGCGCCGGTGGTGGACGGTTCGGCGGACGCCGCGGCCGGGACGCTCACGCTCACCTTCGCCTCCGGCGCACGGGCGGGCGCGGCCTTCCTCGTCACCTCCGGCAACCGTGCCGACGGTCCCTGGACCTACACCACGCAGGCCGGCAGGACGCTCTCCGACACCTGGGACGCCCGCCACTCGAACGGCTCCCACGACCTCGCCGTGCACGGCCCGAACGGCTTCCTGCGCCTGTTCAAGGGCCGCGGCGGGACCGCCGGTCCGGAGGTCACCGCCCGGTACACCGGCGACGACGTCGAACTCGTCCTCACCAACGGGGGCCCGGCGACGGCGCGGCTGAAGCTGGCCGACGGCTACGGCGGCGGCCCGGTCACCGTCACCGTACGGCCCGGGGCCACCGTGCGGCACACCGTCCGCCTCGCGGCCAGCAGGCGCTGGTACGACCTCACGGTCACCTCGGACACCGACCCGGCGTTCCTGCGCGGCTTCGCCGGCCACGTCGAGAACGGGCTCCCCGGTGTGAGCGACCCGGCCATCGCCACGCGGTGA